The Amaranthus tricolor cultivar Red isolate AtriRed21 chromosome 6, ASM2621246v1, whole genome shotgun sequence genome has a segment encoding these proteins:
- the LOC130814871 gene encoding probable leucine-rich repeat receptor-like protein kinase At1g35710, which produces MRTIKNSLALISIIFLSATFFPILVQPCNPIDKEALLDFKHRTKPSKILKTWIANTNCCSSWAGVTCNQTNGRVDSIQHYEGTLSGTLSPFLGNLTYLTYLSVSGTTKLTGPIPIELGKLSNLKHLFLSTNQFSGPIPSSFGNLHNLERLYLDSNNLSGTIPNSIFQSMSSLFELDLSENQLTGPIPRSISTLTSLTKLNLYTNKFSGKIPVGISKLKNLLNLDLSSNNLQGPIPDSIGELSELNTLYLNNNQLSGSIPSSVGQLISLTDLLLDNNKLSGVIPSSFGNLSEISRIYLDNNSITGKLPSTLENLGALQEISFTNNYLVGQIPPSFGNIRNLLSVDLSNNHLVGPLPPQLAKLNSLVSLNLAHNPLGPMSIPDWISKLTIITLNLAATGLTGQLPNWLSSSMITSLDLSSNKLNGALPSGIGNMSQLWYLNISNNQFHSTIPTEFKNLISIQHLDLNSNKFSGPLGIIFTTGSYLSIDVSNNLFTGPLDKNMGNYKGLNILGISSLILSNNPLGGSIPESIGNLTQLKVLEMASNRLRGSIPSSVFNLKNLKLLDVSRNELSGKIPAHKASIPASAFLGNYGLCGAPLPPCKH; this is translated from the coding sequence ATGAGAACTATCAAAAACTCCCTtgctctcatttccatcatatTTTTATCTGCTACATTTTTCCCTATATTGGTACAGCCATGCAACCCCATCGACAAAGAGGCCTTGCTCGATTTCAAGCATCGCACTAAACCTTCTAAAATCCTCAAAACATGGATCGCCAACACGAATTGCTGCTCTTCGTGGGCCGGTGTGACCTGCAACCAAACCAATGGTCGAGTAGATAGCATACAACACTACGAAGGCACATTGTCAGGTACACTCTCCCCTTTCCTAGGCAACCTTACGTATCTCACATACCTTAGCGTTAGTGGCACTACCAAATTAACCGGTCCAATTCCAATAGAACTAGGCAAATTATCAAACTTAAAACATCTTTTCTTATCCACAAATCAATTTAGTGGACCTATACCCTCTTCATTTGGTAACCTCCATAATCTTGAAAGGCTTTATCTTGATAGCAACAATCTTTCTGGTACCATACCCAACTCTATTTTCCAATCAATGTCATCCCTTTTTGAATTAGATTTATCGGAAAATCAATTAACCGGGCCAATTCCAAGATCTATTTCGACTTTAACGTCACTAACGAAACTCAATCTCTATACCAACAAATTCTCTGGCAAAATCCCTGTTGGGATTTCCAAACTTAagaatcttttaaatttagatttatccTCAAATAATCTACAAGGTCCAATACCAGATTCCATTGGTGAACTTTCTGAGTTAAACACTTTATATCTAAACAATAACCAACTTTCCGGATCAATTCCTTCATCTGTAGGCCAGCTTATTTCTCTGACAGATCTTTTACTTGATAACAATAAACTTTCTGGTGTTATTCCAAGCTCATTCGGAAATCTAAGCGAAATCTCAAGAATCTACTTAGATAATAATTCTATAACCGGAAAGTTACCCTCAACTCTAGAAAATCTTGGGGCCTTACAGGAAATTTCCTTTACAAATAATTACTTAGTTGGCCAAATACCTCCTAGTTTTGGCAATATAAGGAATCTCTTATCAGTAGATTTGTCTAATAATCATCTTGTGGGTCCACTTCCTCCTCAGCTAGCTAAACTAAACAGTTTAGTCTCACTAAATCTAGCTCATAACCCACTTGGGCCCATGTCAATACCCGATTGGATATCGAAACTAACCATCATAACTCTGAACTTAGCCGCGACAGGGCTTACCGGGCAACTACCAAATTGGTTATCTTCCTCAATGATAACATCTCTAGACCTGTCAAGTAACAAGCTCAATGGGGCATTGCCTTCAGGGATTGGTAATATGAGTCAACTGTGGTACTTAAACATATCAAACAATCAATTTCATTCAACAATTCCTACAGAGTTCAAGAATCTCATTTCGATACAACATCTTGATCTTAACTCAAACAAGTTTTCAGGGCCGTTGGGGATCATTTTCACTACAGGTTCGTACTTGAGTATCGATGTGTCGAACAACTTATTCACTGGGCCACTCGACAAGAACATGGGTAACTACAAAGGTTTGAACATTTTAGGGATCAGTTCCTTAATCTTATCAAATAATCCATTGGGAGGATCCATACCCGAGTCAATTGGGAACTTGACCCAACTGAAAGTGCTAGAGATGGCTAGTAATAGATTAAGGGGAAGTATTCCAAGCAGTGTGTTCAATTTAAAGAACCTGAAATTGTTGGATGTTTCGAGGAATGAATTGAGTGGGAAGATCCCTGCACACAAGGCTAGCATTCCTGCTTCTGCATTTTTGGGAAATTATGGACTTTGTGGTGCTCCTCTCCCTCCTTGTAAGCATTAG